One segment of Brassica napus cultivar Da-Ae chromosome C3, Da-Ae, whole genome shotgun sequence DNA contains the following:
- the LOC125583139 gene encoding E2F transcription factor-like E2FF, which yields MASSFTVLADLKAVCCLKTGRCSTSAEIRLLRFLRLFNRDDVDLFGIDDAVAKLGVERWRIYDVVNILESVGVLSRKGKSLYSWKGFVQILRSLHQLKKNVRERVLAS from the exons ATGGCGAGTTCCTTCACCGTGCTTGCTGATTTGAAGGCCGTTTGCTGTTTGAAGACCGGTCGCTGTTCGACCTCAGCCGAGATTCGTCTTCTGCG TTTCCTGAGACTATTTAACCGAGACGATGTTGATTTGTTTGGAATCGATGATGCCGTGGCCAAATTAG GAGTTGAACGTTGGCGTATATATGATGTCGTCAATATATTGGAGAGTGTTGGG GTTTTATCTAGAAAAGGGAAGAGTCTTTACTCTTGGAAAGGTTTTGTTCAGATTCTTCGCTCTCTACATCAACTCAA GAAGAACGTTCGAGAGAGGGTTTTGGCATCTTGA
- the LOC125584479 gene encoding uncharacterized protein At1g43920, Chloroplastic-like yields MSSDSTAESSTVNTYGIRGFPASCVCGTKTTIYTSETNKNPGRPFFRCLTRRKNHLFKWVEEAVYEEVQDALPKIVLLEAELNKEKSDIEDLKGVVTELMEEVVRAKTEVKRCKVMMTILFVIMCVIIIVLLVSLM; encoded by the exons ATGAGTTCGGATTCGACAGCTGAGAGTTCAACCGTGAACACATACGGTATTCGTGGGTTTCCGGCGAGCTGTGTTTGCGGGACTAAGACAACAATCTACACGTCTGAGACTAACAAGAATCCGGGGAGACCTTTCTTCAGATGTCTTACGAGAAGAAAG AACCACTTGTTTAAATGGGTTGAGGAGGCTGTTTATGAAGAGGTTCAAGATGCCTTACCAAAGATTGTACTGCTTGAAGCTGAGCTTAACAAAGAAAAATCTGATATTGAAGATTTGAAAGGCGTGGTCACTGAGTTGATGGAAGAGGTTGTAAGAGCCAAAACAGAGGTGAAGAGGTGTAAGGTGATGATGACGATCTTGTTTGTGATCATGTGCGTGATCATCATTGTCCTACTAGTTAGTTTGATGTAG
- the LOC106393363 gene encoding uncharacterized protein LOC106393363 gives MARDHTGNVLFHGRDAFTPSISRLAAELRGIIWVLQSANDLHLLTVSIASDHSETIEAISTPGSWPRFRCLLEKIGALCSLFSSVAFEVEGAHANTIARDIAKNVLKDGRFQSYLALRGPAWLHQRIAAEASRQD, from the coding sequence ATGGCGAGGGATCATACTGGTAATGTCTTATTTCATGGACGTGATGCCTTCACTCCCTCGATTTCCCGATTGGCTGCAGAACTTCGAGGCATCATCTGGGTCTTGCAGAGTGCAAACGACCTGCACCTTCTTACAGTAAGCATAGCTTCAGACCATTCAGAAACGATAGAGGCAATATCAACACCGGGTTCTTGGCCACGGTTCCGCTGCTTGTTAGAGAAAATTGGAGCATTGTGTAGTCTCTTTTCCTCTGTTGCTTTTGAAGTTGAGGGAGCACATGCCAATACAATAGCTCGTGATATTGCTAAGAATGTGCTGAAGGATGGGCGGTTTCAGTCCTACCTCGCTTTAAGAGGACCAGCATGGCTTCATCAACGTATCGCCGCAGAAGCTTCAAGACAAGACTAA